From the genome of Miscanthus floridulus cultivar M001 chromosome 10, ASM1932011v1, whole genome shotgun sequence, one region includes:
- the LOC136489803 gene encoding uncharacterized protein, protein MGFDIKIAFASRGLLATIQEPQAGVVLQDKHIYTALALLRFYIHKDLKSEYLMIENPHELWVALKDRYEQQKELIWPEANHEWNHLRLQDFKSVADYNHVVHRICSKLKFYEKEPTDADKIEKTLSAMLLSDRVLQQQ, encoded by the coding sequence ATGGGCTTTGATATCAAGATTGCATTTGCATCTCGTGGTCTTTTGGCTACAATACAGGAACCCCAAGCAGGGGTTGTCCTACAAGATAAGCACATCTATACTGCTTTGGCTTTGTTACGGTTTTACATTCATAAGGATCTTAAATCTGAATACCTTATGATTGAAAATCCTCATGAATTATGGGTCGCTCTTAAAGACCGCTATGAACAGCAAAAGGAACTCATTTGGCCTGAGGCCAATCATGAATGGAATCATTTACGTCTCCAAGATTTTAAATCTGTGGCAGACTATAATCATGTTGTTCATAGGATTTGCTCTAAGTTGAAGTTTTATGAGAAAGAGCCAACAGATGCTGATAAGATAGAGAAAACACTCTCTGCTATGCTTTTGTCTGATAGAGTATTGCAACAGCAATAG